A single window of Leishmania panamensis strain MHOM/PA/94/PSC-1 chromosome 35 sequence DNA harbors:
- a CDS encoding choline/ethanolamine phosphotransferase (CEPT), putative (TriTrypDB/GeneDB-style sysID: LpmP.35.6050), protein MPPKMTARRKSLNPLENEYISPAYLPNLKKYKYSSTDFSIMSRYVLQRYWNFVVNLVPMTVAPNCITFTGFLIGMSSAVMLLYFFFFEEGVYPSWSLYYASFALFTYQTLDAIDGKQARRTGTGSPLGELFDHGCDAFLTPFVLLNVSLVTYMTPVERFWLLSFSSFSLFTIIWEQFSTGVFVLGYVNGPTEGIILNCVLFIVSGVYGESIWDTPAVGPYDVAYPPALAWLFPGSSGVVHIESIRSVLFLIYLICCLFTILTNVIHVVVRSTVHDSKVTPMLAAVPILSMTALMVHVSVVFSNLKVHFPFALEMSYGLLVSITVTRLTLARLSLMPYKTTNWHIVLLFIALTTALVLHYAGNASMPHEVVERVLGWSLTGLSVFAAVQYGHMILSAFTQIARYLNISIMSIKPKKSD, encoded by the coding sequence ATGCCCCCCAAGATGACTGCTCGCCGTAAGAGCCTCAACCCACTCGAAAACGAGTACATCTCGCCTGCGTATTTGCCCAACTTGAAGAAGTACAAGTACTCTAGCACAGACTTCTCAATCATGAGCCGGTATGTGCTGCAGCGATACTGGAACTTTGTGGTGAATCTTGTGCCCATGACTGTCGCGCCAAATTGCATTACCTTTACCGGGTTTCTCATCGGCATGTCTTCAGCGGTCATGCTGCTGtatttcttcttctttgaaGAGGGCGTGTACCCCAGTTGGTCTCTATACTACGCCTCTTTCGCACTCTTCACCTACCAAACCCTAGACGCAATTGACGGCAAGCAGGCGCGGCGCACCGGCACTGGTAGCCCGCTCGGCGAACTATTCGACCACGGCTGTGACGCCTTCCTCACCCCGTTTGTGTTGTTGAATGTGAGTCTTGTTACCTACATGACACCAGTGGAGCGCTTCTGGCTGTTGTCCTTTTCATCTTTCAGCCTGTTTACCATCATCTGGGAGCAGTTCAGCACGGGGGTATTCGTCCTTGGCTACGTCAATGGCCCAACGGAGGGCATCATCCTCAACTGCGTGCTCTTCATCGTCTCGGGCGTGTATGGCGAGTCCATCTGGGATACGCCGGCTGTGGGACCGTACGATGTGGCGTACCCGCCAGCGTTGGCGTGGCTCTTCCCTGGAAGCAGCGGTGTTGTTCACATCGAGTCCATCCGAAGTGTCCTCTTTCTCATATATCTGATCTGCTGCCTTTTCACAATTCTCACGAATGTGATACACGTGGTGGTTCGTTCAACAGTGCACGATTCAAAAGTGACGCCCATGCTTGCAGCAGTTCCAATCCTCTCCATGACGGCGCTTATGGTTCATGTGTCCGTGGTGTTCTCCAATTTGAAGGTACACTTTCCGTTTGCGCTGGAGATGAGCTACGGCCTGCTGGTTTCAATTACAGTAACGCGGCTGACGCTGGCGCGGCTTAGCCTCATGCCTTACAAGACTACAAATTGGCACATAGTTCTTCTCTTCATTGCCCTGACAACGGCGTTGGTGTTGCACTACGCTGGTAATGCTTCAATGCCGCACGAGGTGGTCGAGAGGGTGCTTGGTTGGTCACTGACGGGGCTGTCTGTTTTCGCTGCCGTGCAATACGGCCATATGATTCTCTCCGCGTTCACCCAGATCGCCCGCTACCTCAATATCTCTATCATGTCCATCAAACCGAAGAAGTCGGATTAG